The sequence CTTATTACACATCCCATGCATTGTTTTATTcttaaaactttatatatttaataatttttgcatgtgatttaaatttgaaaaaaaaactaagattaaCCCAAGCATTCTACTTATTAGATTTTTCCCTTAATAAGGATGTTCAAAACTTTTCGAATATTTTACTATTCTCCTAGGTGTGTGTAGTTCTACTATCCcctgcacacacattaaataaTAACGCAGAAAAATCTTTCGAGGATGAACCTAATATATTAAACAGAAGTTTCAAACCTAGAATCTCATGTGGCTTTAGAAATCACTAGGCTAATCACTTAAGGTTctaatagattaattttttttattcctaaagTAAATAGTTTAACAAATAGCAAAGtcatagttaaaaaaaaaagaaaaaaaaaagaccacaaTTCAAAGCAATATaattaaagcaataaaaagaacACAATAGCAGTTCATCAAAGTtagtttattgtttttatttttaacaatatcGCTCAAATGAGGGTTGAGTGAACTTTCTGTCTTGATCACTTTAATTAAGCGAGTCTTCTATGACTTGAAATCTTTAAGCAACTTAATTGTTAATTTGACATACTACAAAACAACCATGAATACACTGTCATTGACAATTGGTTTGACACAAAAATATGCCAGCATAGAACATACACCTAAATCCCAACAAAATGTATTTCATGTTTTATATATGGCAGGTTCACATGAGGTTCATATTTGGTCTACGTTATCCCGTATCCGGgtattcttctattttttgtgtAATTATTAGTTTAAGTAAACCTTTAATTGcaaacttaaaaatttatatattatatatgtaactgatattttttagtattttcttcttttatttgaaaggaagaaaagaggaaTATAccaaagtttatttatttatttaaatttttttcgtatgtaaaaaagaaaaaagaaaaaaaaaagatgaactaTACCGATTAATCCGACTCGTTTAAAAATTGGAAACGGATCAAAGATTTTAAAACCAATTTTGGCCCTACTCATTTTTAGCCCATACCCCACGGAATCGAATCTAACCCCGTCCAAGTCTACTGGTTTGCCAAGACTGGCTGAAAATTGACATGAGCCCTTTTAATTTGACCAAGTCATGGTTTCAGACTTTTAAACTTTATTATCACTCTTACCCGCCCACGCGGGTTTCTCACCTGACCTACAATTGAGTTTCGAGACAATTTTTTCTAGGAAAAACCTGTTGATCCACATACGGCCAAAATGAACTAAACTTgtgattaaagaaaaaaacgaAAACGTTAACTAatgttatgaaaaaaatgataaagcagTTAATTAtattgagagtttttttttttttttttttttctatgaaaataatgttaaaacttttttaatatgatttattaataattcataacataaattttttaataattatcttAAGAGAACCCGTTAACATGACCTAAGAAAAAACGTTTGTTACACAAGTGAGGATCCACACACCATCAAAATGAACTAAACTTGTGATGATTTCAAACACATGACCCTGAGAATTATGTAAATTTATCATATGTTTATTAGTTTTAAGTCAGAATCATAAACGGTGTATCCAAACATAAGAAaggagtttttccttttttgctcTTTAAGATAACGTTTGCGAGGAAGTTTCGTTTGGAgacttttttaagttttaaggaTTGAAAACGCGTTATATAGTCAAAGTCAAGATCACAAGGGGTGGCAAATCCATGATTTACTTACATATATTTTATGCTTGCTTTTGTAACGTaatcattatcattatcatatTCATCTTCTTGAGAGAATTTGGTTGAAGCTTATACCTATAGAAAAGTGATGACTAGGAGCCTTCCTCCAATTCAGTTTGTTTTTGATAGTCATGGCCATTTGATTGGTGCCAAAGATTCCCAAGTGGACTCCTATGGTGGATTCAGCAATATGGACGATCAGGCCCagaatgttttcaaaaatttcaatgaTGGGGTTAGTTCCACAATGAAATGGGCTACAATAGCTTCTATTGGTAAGCTATTTGAAGTGTTTGAATCATCATGCATATATGTTCTGTTGTTGTTTACTGTTTCAGTTGTTGCGTCTAAGTCTAACCAAAAAAAGTTTGCagttttatgtttatatttattcaGTTTCAGTCTCTCAATGATGTTTCAGCTTTCAGTTTTAAAGTACTGTCAGTTCTAAAAATGTTAGTTGGCACTTAAATTGAAGTTACACAAAGAGGGAATCAAACCCTTCTCTGCTATCCTGAGATAGTATCATTGAAAGATGGAATACATTCATCTATGACCTTGTATATGGTTGTTTTACATTGTAAATTTGCCATAGTGTTCCAAATATCTACTGCTCATGGTGGGGTTTGCTATTAGAGAAGGCACACAAAATCCAGAGTCTAAAAACCATAATAGAGAGAATCTAAGagcataagagagagagagagagagggagagttttcttctgcctttttcttttgcatCAACTACACAAATTACACCCCTTTATAACACACCCCCAAGTGATAGAGAGCTTGtccctttatatatatgttacatggggagtttattaaataaataggtCCTTACCAGTAATGGGCGACTTGGTTTGCCAAGTTCGACCAACTTCTAACAATCATAAATATGTTTTCCCCTAAAATATAGGATATTGCTAGCAAGTACTACCATGGTTTTGTAATACCATATGTTGTCGGGGTTTTAGTCTTTTAGTTTATCATACTAAACGTAATGTGCTCTTATGCTAAACCTATGGTTGTTGTGGCAAGTGACAACAACACCCATAGGGAAAGAATTAAGAAAAACATTGTTTTACCTTAGAACTTATGTTTTGTGAACAAACAGAAAGCTAAACAATgattgaagaagaaagtgaGAGAACTAGAAATGTGAGgtagaaagtagaaacatatttttcttcaattatttcTCAAGATGTGATTTGGCACTTGCTACATCATCAAATTCTGTTATAGTTAGAAGAGACGgctcattaaaaataaataaatacaaggAGATAAGTATCACAAAGTTAACTGCAATGGAGCTCAATGTTTAAGGGTATACTGTAATTTTCCCTTCATGAAAAAATACCATTACTTTTGGAAATGTTGTTACTTAGAAATTCTTACCCAAAATTAAGTTTTTCCTGAATTTGAGTGTACAAATTTGTATGGCAAAATTGAATTATAATTCTCCtccaattttcagtttcaggtGTGGTGGTGATGGTTGCAATTGTAGCCATAGTATATGCCATTATTGATTGTTTGAGGAAGGCAGGGACTGCAATTCCAACTTATGCCAGGTTAGCCACTGCAGACACTGATAAAGCTTCAAATCCACATTCATCATCCCAAGACATCGAAAAAGCAGAAACACCACTTTTCCCAGTACTTAGAGACTCACAAGTCGAGCATGCAACCATGGAGAGATTCCTCAGCAACATGGCAAGAGAAAAGCCCATCAGGTTCTCACCTAAACAACTTGCAGAATTCACAGAAAATTACTCCACCATATTGGGTTCAGGCGGTTTTGGTGTAGTCTTCAAAGGGCAATTCCCAAATGGAATGCAAGTGGCTGTCAAAGTGCTTAATGGTGAATTGAATAAGAGAGTTGAAGAGCAGTTTATGGCCGAAGTTAGCACCATGGGAAGAACCTACCATATCAACTTAGTTAGACTCTATGGTTTTTGCTTCGACCCCATGATGAGAGCACTTGTTTACGAGTGCATGGAAAATGGTAGCCTTGACAACTTCTTGTTCCGTGAGAACAGCCAAGAGAGGTTGGAATGGGAGAAGCTTTATGACATTGCAGTTGGAACTGCAAAAGGGATTGCTTATTTGCATGAGGAATGTCAACAAAGAATTATTCACTATGATATAAAGCCAGGAAATGTACTTCTTGATAAAAATTTGAATCCAAAAGTTGCTGATTTTGGATTAGCAAAGCTTTGTAACAGAGGAAGTAGTCGCTTACTATTAACAAATGGCAGAGGAACACCAGGATATGCTGCTCCTGAGCTCTGGAAGCCTTATCCTGTGACTCACAAGTGTGATGTTTACAGCTTTGGAATGCTGCTCTTTGAAATTGTGGGGAGGAGAAGAAATTTTGATGAGAATCAAACTGAGTCACGACAATGGCTTCCACGATGGACATGGGACATGTTTGACAATACTGAATTAGCAGTTATGATGTCACTTTGTGGGATTGAAGAGAAGGACAAAGAAAAGGCAGAGAGGGTGACAATGGTGGCTCTGTGGTGTGTTCAGTATTCACCTGATGACAGACCTCTAATGAGCACTGTGGTGAAGATGTTGGAGGGAAGCATGGAAATTACTCCACCACCTTTTCCTTTTGAGCACATGGTATCTCCTAACCCAACTATGAACCTAGATAATGGAAGCAATGGGGGTTCGAATACCACATCAATATCATCATCAAGTGCaaacactcttgagcaatctaaTTCCAAACCTGTGGATAGAACTTTTGAGATTGAATTAGCTACTTAGTCTATATTTACTCAGATTATGGTTgtatatctttctcaaaaaagaaaaaaaagaaaaagaaatagattatGGTTGTATATGTACGCAGATGTATAACATTCTTTAATAATGTTTACATACATGATACATGATACATGATTGCATTGTTCATGAATTGACATCAATGCCATGacatatatacaataaaaagtGCTTCAAAGGTTTTTTACTTGAGAAGAgattaaaatgataataaaaattgttgttagcAGGTTCAACCCTTCCAAACCAACCAACAATGGTTAAGGGTAGTCTAATGTGGGTTTTGattctttcatctttttctttttccttttgttaaCTCTATGATATGATGTTTAGATTCTATAATTTGGCAAGAAGAAAATTTCCCGAGTATACACAAATAGAAGATTGCCAAGTTGAAGAAGGTAAATCAGAGGTGAATCTTCTTTaggaataataagaataataactCATAATACTGCTGgcccttttgtgtgtgtgtgtgtatttgtgaTAAATAGAGAACTGTAAGAGGCAGATGACAGTGACACAGTTCAGATATCATACtataaatttgagaagatgttGAGGCAGGGGTTGTACAAATTTAACCATGAAAGAAATTTATATTACTAATAAATTCCATAATGGATCTACTAAGGTACAAATCAATAAGAAACATATAGTCCAAACAATATTTCCACTTCATAGCATAGAAGATGGAAATTTTGGGCAGAGTTTGCTTAGCAGTCATATCTTGTTCAGAAAGGCACAGATTACTTCTAACTGAGTAGAGACGCAAGTTTGCTAATCTTGCTCCAGTGTTAATCCTAGTGTAGAATAATGATCTGGTAATTGCTTGGTTGCACATCCGTTTTTGATCCTAATCCCCAACTACATCAGGAAATTCAAGTTGACAAAAAGACAACAACATTGAGTTGCAAGAATTTGATCAACATATTGGAGC is a genomic window of Quercus lobata isolate SW786 chromosome 2, ValleyOak3.0 Primary Assembly, whole genome shotgun sequence containing:
- the LOC115977443 gene encoding rust resistance kinase Lr10-like, which encodes MTRSLPPIQFVFDSHGHLIGAKDSQVDSYGGFSNMDDQAQNVFKNFNDGVSSTMKWATIASIVSGVVVMVAIVAIVYAIIDCLRKAGTAIPTYARLATADTDKASNPHSSSQDIEKAETPLFPVLRDSQVEHATMERFLSNMAREKPIRFSPKQLAEFTENYSTILGSGGFGVVFKGQFPNGMQVAVKVLNGELNKRVEEQFMAEVSTMGRTYHINLVRLYGFCFDPMMRALVYECMENGSLDNFLFRENSQERLEWEKLYDIAVGTAKGIAYLHEECQQRIIHYDIKPGNVLLDKNLNPKVADFGLAKLCNRGSSRLLLTNGRGTPGYAAPELWKPYPVTHKCDVYSFGMLLFEIVGRRRNFDENQTESRQWLPRWTWDMFDNTELAVMMSLCGIEEKDKEKAERVTMVALWCVQYSPDDRPLMSTVVKMLEGSMEITPPPFPFEHMVSPNPTMNLDNGSNGGSNTTSISSSSANTLEQSNSKPVDRTFEIELAT